In a single window of the Necator americanus strain Aroian chromosome X, whole genome shotgun sequence genome:
- a CDS encoding hypothetical protein (NECATOR_CHRX.G25150.T1) has protein sequence MQADVSLLETLNGNQGGQLVDEFRYSGCMLKNDSNYEKDVHQRCAKANSTVNLLTKCLLSTPIANEVKLRVYLSAIRPIMMYGSVIWAAPSTVMEKFDCLVRKLFRRMPWLLSTKGLP, from the coding sequence atgcaagcagatgtgagTCTCCTCGAGACCCtaaacgggaatcagggtggacaaCTTGTGGATGAATTCCGTTATTCGGgttgtatgctgaaaaacgatagCAACTACGAGAAGGATGTACACCAACGATGTGCTAAAGCTAATTCGACAGTCAACTTATTGACCAAATGCCTATTGTCGACCCCaatcgccaacgaagtcaagctgcgagtctacctatccgcaattcgccctatcatgatgtacggatcggtaATTTGGGCAGCGCCGTCAACGGTGATGGAGAAGTTTGACTGCCTGGTGAGAAAGTTATTTAGACGGATGCCTTGGCTACTTTCGACCAAAGGtttgccataa